The following proteins are encoded in a genomic region of Paenibacillus sp. FSL R7-0273:
- a CDS encoding carbohydrate-binding domain-containing protein, which produces MSKFIMASKAGLILLLAAVMSACGTASSASTPSPAATAAVATAVTGGTASDVQLASVKAADLVSFDEEDVAADWSADSATMIALSGTSSTVTGSGAVASGSTVTISAGGTYVLSGTLSDGQIIIDVQDDSSVHLVLNGATLTNSSSAPVYIKEAGKVIMTLEDGTVNTVTDGANYVYPDAATDEPSAAIFSKADLTINGTGTLKVNGNYNDGITSKDDLKIVSGTIEVKAADDGLVGKDLVAVQDGSITITAEGDGIKSTNDEDTEKGFIAIFGGSFDITAANDGIQGETSLVIDGGTYNLVTGGGSESAEVKTGDEGGFGGGGFGGGGMGGGGMRGQAPSADGTQAAPPEMPAGDAAAGQGTPPEMPADDAAASTDTATATETESVSMKGLKSGGDLTVNGGSFTIDSADDAVHSNSSISVTGGEFQIETGDDGIHADSLTAISGGTINITKSYEGIEGANITISGGDIDVAASDDGVNVAGGNDTNAGQTAGGQDQFASAGSNMLTITGGTLTVDASGDGLDSNGSITMSGGTVTVYGPTNDGNGALDFDGTFEMTGGYLIAAGSAGMLQAPGDASSQYSIAMTFTDSQEAGQLVNLKDKDGNTIATFAPAKSYRAVVISSPDLKEGGTYTLSTGGSSTGTAVDGVYTDGTYSGGTEVVSFDLSSSVTWLNESGVTEAAQGMGGMGGGRGQGGFGGGTRPDRGTAGGTPPTGTPPTGAPSAGTGGTTQSGTGSESQM; this is translated from the coding sequence ATGAGTAAATTTATAATGGCAAGCAAAGCGGGGCTGATTCTGCTGTTAGCGGCAGTAATGTCAGCCTGCGGGACGGCCAGCAGTGCATCGACCCCGTCACCGGCGGCCACAGCAGCCGTGGCTACAGCAGTTACTGGCGGGACTGCATCAGATGTACAATTGGCAAGTGTGAAGGCGGCTGATCTCGTCAGCTTTGATGAAGAAGATGTGGCGGCAGACTGGAGCGCTGATAGCGCCACAATGATTGCGCTGAGCGGTACAAGTAGCACTGTAACAGGCTCGGGGGCAGTCGCTTCCGGCAGCACGGTAACAATCTCGGCCGGCGGAACCTATGTACTGAGCGGTACCCTGAGTGACGGCCAGATTATTATCGATGTGCAGGATGACAGCAGCGTGCATCTCGTGCTGAACGGGGCCACGCTCACGAACAGCAGCAGCGCACCGGTCTACATTAAGGAAGCCGGCAAGGTAATCATGACGCTGGAAGACGGGACGGTAAATACCGTAACCGATGGGGCAAATTATGTGTACCCGGATGCAGCTACAGATGAGCCTAGTGCAGCGATTTTTAGCAAGGCCGATCTGACCATTAACGGAACCGGGACGCTGAAGGTTAACGGCAACTACAACGACGGCATTACAAGCAAAGATGATCTGAAAATCGTCTCCGGCACCATTGAGGTAAAGGCTGCGGATGACGGCCTGGTCGGTAAAGACCTGGTGGCTGTGCAGGACGGCAGCATTACCATTACAGCAGAGGGCGACGGCATCAAGTCGACCAATGACGAAGACACAGAGAAGGGCTTCATTGCGATCTTCGGAGGAAGCTTTGATATTACCGCAGCAAACGATGGCATTCAGGGTGAAACCTCTCTTGTCATCGATGGCGGCACCTACAATCTGGTGACCGGCGGCGGTAGCGAGAGCGCGGAAGTGAAGACAGGCGATGAAGGCGGCTTTGGGGGCGGTGGCTTCGGCGGGGGCGGTATGGGCGGCGGCGGAATGCGCGGCCAGGCTCCGTCAGCGGACGGTACGCAGGCAGCACCGCCGGAAATGCCGGCGGGTGATGCAGCAGCCGGCCAGGGGACGCCGCCAGAAATGCCGGCAGATGATGCAGCGGCCTCCACGGATACAGCAACCGCTACTGAAACAGAATCGGTCAGTATGAAGGGCCTGAAATCGGGCGGTGACCTAACCGTTAACGGCGGCAGCTTCACGATCGACTCCGCAGATGATGCGGTGCACAGCAACAGCAGCATCTCAGTCACGGGCGGGGAGTTTCAGATCGAAACAGGCGATGACGGCATCCATGCCGACAGCCTGACAGCCATCTCCGGCGGCACCATTAACATTACCAAGAGCTATGAAGGGATTGAAGGCGCCAATATCACCATCTCCGGCGGTGACATTGATGTAGCGGCCTCCGATGACGGCGTCAACGTAGCGGGCGGCAATGACACTAATGCCGGACAAACCGCAGGCGGGCAGGACCAGTTCGCAAGTGCAGGCAGCAATATGCTTACAATTACTGGCGGTACGCTGACCGTGGATGCCTCAGGCGACGGTCTGGATTCCAACGGCTCAATCACAATGAGCGGCGGTACCGTTACTGTATACGGTCCGACTAATGACGGCAACGGCGCCCTGGACTTTGACGGAACTTTTGAAATGACCGGCGGATATCTGATCGCGGCAGGAAGTGCGGGTATGCTGCAGGCACCCGGCGATGCTTCCAGCCAGTACTCCATCGCCATGACCTTCACCGATTCACAGGAAGCCGGGCAGCTGGTAAACCTGAAGGATAAGGACGGCAACACCATTGCAACCTTTGCACCAGCGAAGAGCTACCGTGCAGTAGTTATCAGCTCGCCGGACCTGAAGGAAGGCGGCACGTACACCCTCTCCACCGGCGGCAGCTCGACAGGCACCGCAGTGGACGGCGTATACACTGACGGCACTTACAGCGGCGGCACAGAGGTTGTAAGCTTTGACCTCTCCAGCAGCGTAACCTGGCTGAATGAATCCGGTGTGACCGAAGCAGCCCAGGGTATGGGCGGCATGGGCGGCGGACGCGGCCAAGGCGGCTTCGGCGGCGGTACAAGACCTGACCGCGGCACAGCTGGAGGCACACCGCCGACTGGCACACCGCCAACTGGCGCTCCGTCTGCTGGAACCGGCGGGACAACACAATCTGGAACCGGCAGTGAGTCTCAAATGTAA
- a CDS encoding RNA polymerase sigma factor has protein sequence MIKQILKGDHTLFRSIIDRYGSYVYQVAYSVLHQAQDAEDAAQEAFIQIYKSLPQYRSEGFKTWITRIALHKAIDIRRKLDRRKAEVSGRDDDAVLHIADYRSDIVHQLLRKEQKEDLRHKISSLPPLHRDIIVDFYIKEENYEQIAEKTQVSVRTVESRLYRARQWIRTHWKEEPSHE, from the coding sequence TTGATCAAGCAAATTTTAAAAGGGGACCATACCCTGTTCCGCAGCATTATCGACCGCTATGGAAGCTATGTATACCAGGTAGCCTATTCTGTGCTTCATCAGGCTCAGGATGCGGAGGATGCTGCACAGGAGGCTTTTATTCAAATTTATAAATCTCTCCCCCAATACCGCTCAGAAGGCTTCAAAACATGGATTACCCGGATTGCCCTGCACAAAGCCATAGATATCAGGCGGAAGCTGGACCGCAGAAAAGCAGAGGTTAGCGGCCGCGATGACGATGCAGTGCTCCATATCGCCGATTACCGTTCAGATATTGTGCATCAGCTGCTCCGTAAAGAGCAGAAGGAGGATCTCCGGCACAAAATATCCTCGCTCCCGCCCCTGCACCGCGATATTATCGTTGATTTCTATATTAAAGAGGAGAACTACGAGCAGATTGCAGAGAAAACGCAGGTATCGGTCAGAACCGTCGAATCCAGACTGTACAGGGCGCGGCAGTGGATCAGAACACACTGGAAGGAGGAACCTTCTCATGAATAA
- a CDS encoding response regulator transcription factor → MRILIVEDEVHLAEAVTQILKKHNYSADAVHDGRTGLDYALSGIYDLLLLDIMMPEMDGISLLRALRKKSIPTPVIFLTAKGDTTDMVTGLDYGADDYIAKPFSSEELLARIRAVLRRKGEVLPDDALKYGDLELNTTNLKLMVGGKEMKLNLKESELLELLMVRKQSVTSKEQIIEKLWGFDSEAEHNNVEVYISFLRKKLTFLGASTRISTLRGVGYVLEVNA, encoded by the coding sequence GTGAGAATTTTAATCGTGGAGGATGAGGTGCATCTGGCCGAGGCCGTGACCCAAATTCTGAAAAAGCATAACTATTCGGCAGACGCTGTGCATGACGGCAGAACGGGGCTTGATTACGCGCTGAGCGGGATTTATGATCTGCTGCTGCTCGACATCATGATGCCGGAGATGGATGGAATCAGCCTGCTGCGGGCCTTGCGCAAAAAGAGTATCCCGACCCCCGTCATTTTCCTGACGGCCAAAGGGGATACCACCGATATGGTGACCGGGCTTGATTACGGCGCCGACGACTATATCGCCAAGCCCTTCTCCTCGGAGGAGCTGCTTGCAAGAATCCGCGCCGTGCTGCGCCGCAAAGGCGAGGTGCTGCCAGACGATGCGCTGAAATACGGGGACCTGGAGCTGAATACGACGAACCTGAAGCTGATGGTGGGCGGCAAGGAAATGAAGCTGAATCTGAAGGAAAGCGAGCTGCTGGAGCTGCTGATGGTCCGCAAGCAGTCCGTTACCTCGAAGGAGCAGATTATTGAGAAGCTGTGGGGCTTTGACTCTGAGGCCGAGCATAACAATGTGGAGGTCTATATTTCTTTTCTGCGCAAAAAGCTTACGTTCCTCGGTGCTTCTACGCGGATCAGTACGCTCCGGGGCGTAGGGTATGTACTTGAGGTGAACGCCTGA
- a CDS encoding phosphatidate cytidylyltransferase, which produces MDSSLFTLLLIFAGLSAIHLIYLAVSRLQKDKDYTGIGFRIKTWWGMLFIFCLATLFNAVVSLLSLMVLCFFSLKEYFSMIRTRKADRRLFLWAYLAIPLQFYWIYIEWYGMFIVFIPVYVFLLLPLPRLLNKGTLGFLRSVSSTQWGMMLMVFGLSHLAYFQFATPEYGAGLVLFLVVLTQLNDVAHYLASLYFGRHKVVPTANPHLTWEGFVCGFVVTTAVSYLIYPYLTPLTPLFGLLSGVLISLSGYFGSLTVSVLKRDLLIGDDDKFAALQKSYMSRVDSLAYTSPIFFHVIRYFFDFM; this is translated from the coding sequence TTGGACAGCTCTTTATTCACACTACTGCTAATTTTCGCCGGCCTTTCGGCGATTCATCTGATCTACCTTGCCGTCAGCAGGCTTCAGAAGGACAAGGACTATACCGGTATCGGCTTCCGCATCAAAACCTGGTGGGGCATGCTGTTTATCTTTTGCCTGGCGACCCTGTTTAATGCTGTGGTGTCCCTGCTGTCGCTGATGGTGCTATGCTTCTTTTCACTCAAGGAATACTTCTCCATGATCCGCACACGCAAGGCGGACCGCAGGCTGTTCCTGTGGGCTTATCTGGCGATTCCGCTGCAATTCTACTGGATCTATATCGAGTGGTACGGGATGTTCATCGTCTTTATTCCGGTCTACGTCTTTCTGCTGCTGCCGCTCCCGCGGCTGCTGAACAAGGGAACGCTCGGTTTCCTGCGGAGTGTCAGCTCCACCCAATGGGGAATGATGCTGATGGTGTTCGGGCTTAGCCATCTGGCCTACTTCCAGTTTGCCACCCCGGAATACGGCGCAGGGCTGGTGCTGTTCCTGGTCGTGCTGACGCAGCTTAATGATGTGGCGCATTATCTGGCCTCGCTCTATTTCGGCAGGCATAAGGTCGTGCCGACCGCCAACCCGCATCTGACCTGGGAAGGCTTTGTCTGCGGATTTGTGGTGACGACCGCCGTGTCTTACCTCATCTACCCCTACCTGACGCCGCTTACCCCGCTGTTCGGCCTGCTGTCCGGGGTACTGATTAGCTTGAGCGGATATTTCGGCAGCCTGACTGTCTCCGTACTGAAGCGCGACCTGCTGATCGGAGACGATGACAAATTCGCCGCCCTGCAAAAAAGCTATATGAGCCGGGTTGACAGTCTGGCGTATACCTCGCCGATCTTTTTCCATGTCATCCGGTATTTCTTTGATTTTATGTAG
- a CDS encoding sensor histidine kinase: MFKKLRNRFLIVNLVTISVMMLAAFATIYIINYLNVQNDIRMDLQRITEAFQKPGSGEHRGGGMDGGLGSGPAGAPDSAIDNGAQRLEGGGTFGRMGDNPPPERFISFMIETDNDWKQTGTPISQLSMDDEFYAQALQTAVDMNTTTGRFGLDGSLWTFEVRQTADGHMLVFLDITSQQKILTNMVYIFTIVGIVMLIILYFTSRYFANRSIKPVQEAFDKQKQFIADASHELKTPLAIINTNTEVLLSNPDDTIQEQSKWLHYIKSETERMAKLTSDLLYLTEMDDSRTGMIHAPFNISEAVENIILTMEAVIFEKNVVLEYDIEPNLSVNGNSEQIKQVVMILLDNAVKYTGPKGEVTLSLRKQHNDVLLSVTNTGEGIAAEHLTRIFDRFYRTDTSRARKQGGYGLGLAIARSIVEQQHKGKLYARSTIGESATFYVQLS; encoded by the coding sequence ATGTTCAAAAAGCTCAGAAACCGTTTCCTGATCGTCAACCTGGTGACCATCTCTGTAATGATGCTGGCCGCCTTCGCTACCATCTACATTATCAACTACTTGAACGTCCAGAATGACATCCGTATGGATCTGCAGCGGATTACGGAGGCCTTTCAAAAGCCGGGCAGCGGCGAGCACCGCGGCGGCGGGATGGACGGCGGCCTTGGCAGCGGTCCGGCCGGCGCTCCGGATAGCGCCATAGACAATGGAGCCCAGCGTCTGGAGGGCGGCGGCACCTTTGGAAGAATGGGGGATAATCCGCCGCCGGAGCGGTTCATTTCCTTCATGATCGAGACCGATAACGACTGGAAGCAGACCGGGACACCCATTTCACAGCTCAGCATGGATGATGAATTCTATGCCCAGGCGCTGCAGACCGCTGTGGATATGAATACAACAACCGGAAGATTCGGGCTGGACGGCAGTCTCTGGACCTTTGAAGTCAGGCAGACCGCTGACGGGCACATGCTTGTGTTCCTGGACATTACCTCCCAGCAGAAGATTCTCACGAACATGGTCTATATTTTTACCATCGTCGGTATCGTGATGCTAATCATCCTGTACTTTACCAGCCGTTACTTCGCGAACCGCTCCATCAAGCCGGTGCAGGAAGCCTTCGATAAGCAAAAGCAGTTCATCGCCGACGCCTCGCATGAGCTGAAGACGCCGCTGGCCATTATTAATACGAATACCGAGGTGCTGCTGTCTAACCCGGACGATACGATTCAGGAGCAGTCCAAATGGCTGCATTATATCAAATCGGAGACCGAGCGGATGGCCAAGCTGACGAGTGACCTGCTCTATCTGACTGAAATGGATGATTCCCGCACCGGTATGATCCATGCCCCCTTCAACATCAGCGAAGCGGTGGAAAATATCATCCTGACGATGGAGGCCGTCATCTTCGAGAAGAATGTCGTGCTGGAGTATGATATCGAGCCTAATCTGAGTGTGAACGGCAACAGCGAGCAGATTAAGCAGGTCGTCATGATCCTGCTGGACAATGCTGTGAAGTATACCGGGCCGAAGGGTGAGGTCACCCTGTCTCTGCGCAAGCAGCATAACGACGTGCTGCTCTCCGTCACTAATACCGGCGAAGGCATCGCCGCTGAGCATCTGACCCGGATCTTTGACCGGTTCTACCGCACCGATACCTCCCGCGCCCGCAAGCAGGGCGGCTACGGCCTTGGCCTCGCGATCGCGAGGTCCATTGTCGAGCAGCAGCATAAGGGCAAGCTGTATGCCAGAAGCACAATCGGGGAGTCGGCTACGTTTTATGTGCAGCTCTCTTAA
- a CDS encoding SGNH/GDSL hydrolase family protein — translation MKENGKLQAAALSEVSHLKVHGRSNGSLAPLTLFWTGSAVEFNIRGSELWIEAEADYDQHEPWIGIVINGFAVSRQMLTAGRRWICVFRGMNGNTVKNVRIVRELQAMSDDPGCLLQLHAVRSDGEFLPVADKALKLEFIGDSITSGEGVMGSKTEEDWIPVWFSATDSYTALTAELLEADYRVISQSGWGVLTSWDNNPSCNIPRYYSQVCGLLGGERNEALGALQENDFEAWQPDAVIINLGTNDGGAFYSPEWTDPASGIARKQRLNEDGSFNEHDLEAFEKAAESFLVKLRQCNPQAHLVWAYGMLGIPMLPAIRRAVDSYISATGDNRVSVFQLPDMTPESAGARSHPGRLAHEQAAQALSGYLLKLLQ, via the coding sequence ATGAAAGAGAACGGGAAGCTGCAGGCCGCAGCGTTGTCTGAGGTTTCACATCTTAAGGTTCACGGAAGATCAAATGGCAGCCTGGCTCCCCTGACGCTGTTCTGGACTGGCAGCGCAGTGGAATTTAACATCAGGGGATCAGAGCTGTGGATTGAAGCCGAGGCTGATTATGACCAGCACGAGCCGTGGATTGGCATTGTCATTAACGGTTTTGCTGTCAGCAGACAGATGCTAACAGCTGGCAGACGCTGGATTTGTGTATTCCGGGGAATGAACGGAAATACCGTGAAAAATGTCCGGATCGTCAGGGAGCTGCAGGCCATGAGCGATGATCCGGGCTGTCTGCTGCAGCTGCATGCTGTAAGGTCGGACGGGGAATTCCTGCCGGTCGCAGATAAAGCACTGAAGCTTGAATTCATCGGTGACAGCATCACCTCCGGTGAAGGGGTAATGGGCTCCAAGACGGAGGAAGACTGGATTCCGGTATGGTTCAGCGCAACTGACAGCTATACAGCATTGACAGCTGAGTTGCTGGAGGCGGATTATCGCGTTATTTCACAGAGCGGCTGGGGCGTGCTGACCAGCTGGGATAACAATCCCAGCTGTAATATCCCCCGGTATTACAGCCAGGTGTGCGGTCTGCTTGGCGGAGAACGCAATGAGGCGCTTGGCGCACTGCAGGAGAATGATTTTGAAGCCTGGCAGCCGGATGCCGTTATCATTAATCTGGGCACCAACGACGGCGGCGCCTTTTATTCTCCGGAATGGACCGATCCGGCCAGCGGCATAGCCCGTAAGCAGCGGCTTAACGAAGACGGCTCCTTTAATGAGCATGATCTGGAGGCTTTTGAGAAGGCTGCCGAGTCGTTCCTGGTGAAGCTGCGGCAATGCAATCCGCAGGCTCACCTGGTTTGGGCCTACGGAATGCTGGGAATCCCCATGCTGCCGGCGATCCGCCGTGCGGTGGACAGCTACATAAGCGCAACCGGTGATAACAGGGTGTCGGTCTTCCAGCTGCCTGATATGACACCGGAAAGCGCCGGCGCACGAAGCCACCCGGGGAGATTGGCCCATGAGCAGGCGGCTCAGGCGTTAAGCGGCTATTTATTGAAATTGCTGCAATAA
- a CDS encoding anti-sigma factor, with the protein MSEENTELCEWAELYALGALQDDEMERFEVHLQDCPECEKLVKEYRQVIELLPLASEPAEPPSGMKKRILSRVMEAEAPVQKTQKPVSEVPEPVRVEQKPAVKTVPVPGKKPLLRYVSAGLAAAVVGLLIYTGQLRQDVGQLQSQVDASSGPLQQIKVNESVVLSPSAVEAAAKGLATIISDTGGTHLVVQAEGLPELTGTEVYQVWLIKGDVPQNAGTFVAQGGNGALYYTFEPQEYDTVAITLEPDAGGEAPRGQIVLVAPIKQG; encoded by the coding sequence ATGAGTGAAGAGAATACAGAGTTGTGTGAATGGGCTGAGTTGTATGCGCTGGGCGCACTTCAGGACGATGAAATGGAGCGGTTTGAGGTTCATTTACAGGATTGCCCGGAATGTGAGAAACTGGTAAAAGAATACCGCCAGGTAATTGAGCTGCTCCCTCTTGCCTCCGAGCCTGCTGAGCCGCCGTCAGGCATGAAGAAACGCATTCTCTCCCGGGTAATGGAAGCGGAGGCTCCGGTGCAGAAGACTCAAAAGCCTGTAAGCGAGGTGCCGGAGCCGGTCCGGGTGGAGCAGAAGCCCGCAGTGAAGACTGTGCCTGTGCCCGGAAAGAAGCCGCTCCTGCGTTATGTGAGTGCAGGGCTTGCAGCAGCGGTTGTCGGACTGCTCATCTATACAGGCCAGCTTCGCCAGGATGTCGGGCAGCTGCAGAGCCAGGTGGATGCCAGCTCAGGGCCGCTTCAGCAAATCAAAGTGAATGAGTCGGTTGTGCTCAGTCCGTCAGCTGTGGAAGCTGCAGCCAAGGGGCTGGCAACCATCATTTCTGATACCGGCGGTACACATCTTGTCGTACAGGCCGAGGGTCTGCCGGAGCTTACCGGGACCGAGGTATACCAGGTGTGGCTGATCAAAGGGGATGTTCCGCAGAATGCGGGCACCTTCGTAGCACAGGGCGGCAACGGCGCGCTGTATTATACCTTTGAGCCTCAGGAGTACGATACTGTTGCTATCACACTAGAGCCGGACGCAGGCGGAGAAGCGCCGAGAGGACAGATTGTACTGGTGGCACCAATCAAGCAGGGGTAG
- a CDS encoding RNA polymerase sigma factor, with protein MNEVADDVQLMQLIRQKDPDALEKLYDRYEQMIYSFAYRIVKDSMAAEEVMQELFMRIWKHAEQYDSSKGKLSTWMFTVTRNIAIDQLRKTNTRPPQQYADSEEIQQLRDTGTMTEDMVEMLLAGEQVREALQELSRDQQQVMDLIYYQGLTQQEAAYHVAVPLGTVKSRVRLAMRQLQKRLIHWGRRDQAHE; from the coding sequence TTGAACGAAGTCGCTGACGACGTACAATTAATGCAGCTGATCAGGCAAAAGGACCCGGATGCCCTCGAAAAGCTATATGACCGGTACGAGCAGATGATTTACAGCTTTGCATACCGGATTGTGAAGGACTCAATGGCAGCCGAGGAAGTCATGCAGGAATTATTTATGCGGATATGGAAACATGCGGAGCAGTATGACTCCTCCAAGGGCAAGCTGTCGACCTGGATGTTTACGGTTACACGCAATATTGCGATTGACCAGCTCCGCAAGACAAATACACGGCCTCCGCAGCAGTACGCAGACTCTGAGGAAATACAACAGCTTCGCGATACCGGAACCATGACTGAGGATATGGTCGAAATGCTGCTGGCGGGGGAACAGGTAAGAGAAGCCCTGCAGGAGCTGAGCAGGGACCAGCAGCAGGTGATGGATCTGATCTATTATCAGGGCCTTACGCAGCAAGAGGCGGCTTATCATGTGGCTGTTCCGCTGGGGACGGTTAAGAGCAGGGTAAGGCTGGCCATGAGGCAGCTGCAGAAGCGGTTAATCCATTGGGGAAGGAGGGATCAGGCTCATGAGTGA
- a CDS encoding sporulation protein, whose product MSMFKRMLASAGIGAAEVNLMLHQDVVKAGDTLSGVVRIQGGRVDQKVDDVYAFVKTRYVKEHNDSKSHVEATIAKFLLASGFTVEAEQVYEFPVSFQLPSVTPVTMGKTPVWIHTGLDIKEALDPKDEDYLQVLPHPHSAVVLDAAAQLGFRLREVSCEYAPHFGKRNGLPFVQEFEFQPSSQFRGRLDELEMMFYPDDQGVELLLQIDRKARGLSGLLAEALDADEKFVRLRLDRAHLAAGTGHVADQLLATISKYA is encoded by the coding sequence ATGTCCATGTTCAAAAGAATGCTCGCAAGCGCCGGGATTGGCGCCGCTGAAGTCAACCTCATGCTTCATCAGGATGTAGTAAAAGCCGGGGATACACTTAGCGGAGTTGTCCGCATCCAGGGCGGCCGTGTGGATCAGAAGGTGGACGATGTGTATGCCTTCGTCAAGACCCGTTACGTGAAGGAGCATAACGATTCCAAGAGCCATGTAGAGGCAACCATTGCCAAGTTCCTGCTGGCTTCCGGGTTCACCGTGGAAGCGGAACAGGTGTATGAGTTCCCGGTATCCTTCCAGCTTCCGTCCGTTACCCCGGTGACCATGGGCAAAACCCCCGTCTGGATTCATACCGGGCTTGATATCAAGGAAGCCCTTGATCCTAAGGATGAGGACTATCTGCAGGTGCTACCTCATCCGCATTCAGCGGTTGTTCTGGACGCTGCAGCCCAGCTTGGCTTCCGGCTCCGCGAGGTCAGCTGTGAATATGCCCCTCATTTCGGCAAAAGAAACGGCCTTCCTTTCGTCCAGGAATTTGAATTCCAGCCTTCCAGCCAGTTCCGCGGCCGTCTGGATGAGCTGGAAATGATGTTCTATCCAGATGACCAGGGCGTTGAGCTGCTGCTGCAGATTGACCGCAAGGCACGCGGCTTATCCGGGCTGCTGGCTGAAGCGCTCGATGCCGATGAGAAGTTCGTGAGGCTGCGCCTGGACCGCGCTCACCTGGCAGCAGGCACCGGCCATGTTGCCGACCAGCTGCTTGCAACGATCAGCAAATACGCATAA
- a CDS encoding polyphosphate polymerase domain-containing protein, translating into MAIEVFNRYENKYLFNHAAYLKLYNELLEYMEPDDYNKQHEFYSITNLYYDTPSNTLIRNSLSKPKYKEKLRLRAYGVPDGDSRVYLEIKKKVFGLVNKRRTSLMLDEAYDFVRTGIAPEYKDYMNKQVVEEIKYFLSCYDLKPMVYLSYDRKALFCKNNRDLRITFDTNIRSRRYDLAMEHGTHGELLMEPGQWLMEVKAEKTIPVWLSKMLSEHQMYRTSFSKYGNEYKKMLRNSKVESESVLYA; encoded by the coding sequence ATGGCTATCGAGGTTTTTAACCGCTATGAAAACAAATACCTGTTCAATCATGCAGCCTACCTGAAGCTCTATAACGAACTGCTCGAATATATGGAACCGGATGACTACAACAAACAGCATGAGTTTTATTCCATTACGAATCTGTACTACGACACACCGAGCAATACGCTGATCCGCAACAGCCTGTCCAAGCCGAAATACAAAGAGAAGCTGCGCCTCCGGGCATACGGTGTTCCGGATGGCGATTCCAGGGTCTACCTGGAGATCAAGAAGAAGGTCTTCGGTCTCGTCAACAAAAGAAGAACCTCGCTCATGCTGGACGAAGCTTACGATTTTGTCCGCACAGGTATCGCACCTGAATACAAGGACTACATGAACAAGCAGGTGGTTGAGGAAATCAAATACTTCCTGAGCTGCTACGATCTGAAGCCGATGGTGTACCTGTCCTATGACCGCAAGGCGCTGTTCTGCAAAAATAACCGCGATCTGCGCATCACCTTTGATACGAATATCAGAAGCCGGCGGTACGACCTGGCGATGGAGCACGGCACCCACGGCGAGCTGCTGATGGAGCCGGGCCAGTGGCTGATGGAGGTTAAGGCCGAGAAGACCATTCCGGTCTGGCTGTCCAAAATGCTCTCCGAGCACCAGATGTACCGCACCAGCTTCTCCAAATACGGCAATGAATATAAAAAAATGCTGAGAAACAGCAAAGTAGAAAGCGAGAGTGTCCTGTATGCTTGA
- a CDS encoding DUF4956 domain-containing protein: MLDSIFAAVSDSTALTFGNAVLTILISLALGALISFTYMKTSPAGYSQSFTLTMVLLPVIVAIIILLIGSNVARAFSLAGAFSIIRFRSAPGDPKDITFVLFTMASGLACGVGAYGYAVLFTIILCIIMVILNRTGFGVRKSAQKTLKVTIPENLGYEEAFAEVFNKFNVAYELKKIRTTELGSLYELVYNVTLDEHTSQKEFLDAIRTRNGNLDLSLTMCPTTTAEY, from the coding sequence ATGCTTGATTCGATCTTCGCCGCCGTCTCCGACAGCACGGCTTTAACCTTTGGCAATGCGGTTCTGACCATCCTGATCTCCCTGGCGCTGGGTGCGCTGATCAGCTTCACTTATATGAAAACTAGCCCGGCCGGCTATTCGCAGAGCTTCACGCTCACTATGGTGCTGCTGCCGGTCATTGTAGCTATCATCATTCTTTTAATCGGCAGCAACGTAGCCAGAGCGTTCAGTCTGGCCGGAGCATTCTCCATCATCCGCTTCAGAAGCGCGCCCGGCGATCCTAAAGACATCACCTTTGTCCTGTTCACCATGGCATCGGGCCTGGCCTGCGGCGTCGGCGCTTACGGCTACGCAGTCCTGTTCACCATTATTCTCTGCATCATCATGGTTATCCTGAACCGCACCGGTTTTGGCGTAAGAAAATCAGCACAAAAAACACTGAAGGTTACCATCCCTGAGAATCTGGGCTATGAAGAAGCCTTTGCCGAAGTATTTAACAAATTCAATGTCGCTTATGAGCTGAAAAAGATCAGAACCACCGAGCTCGGCAGCCTGTATGAGCTGGTGTATAACGTTACCCTTGATGAGCATACAAGCCAGAAGGAATTCCTGGATGCCATCCGCACCCGGAACGGCAACCTGGATTTGTCGCTGACAATGTGCCCTACAACAACTGCGGAATATTAA